A single Nocardioides bizhenqiangii DNA region contains:
- a CDS encoding threonine aldolase family protein, with amino-acid sequence MIDLRSDTVTRPSEAMRAAMARAEVGDDVYGEDPTVRQLEERVAATLGHEAALFTPTGSMANVLAVALVVAPGQEVLCEARAHIARAELGAHGAVSGLTMRTWSHPRGQVDLPAIEDLFAPDLGPFFVRTAAISVENTHNFAGGAVLPLADLKVLRAFADAQGAAIHLDGARIWNAHVATGVAFEEYGAVADVVGVCLSKGLGAPVGSLLVGPADLVTEARVRRKRLGGGMRQVGVLAAAGLHALDHHIERLADDHAHARLLADACGVDPATVDTNIVAFDRPDAVAFVAAAREAGVLVGAVGARTVRLVTHLDISRADTDAAAKVLAAI; translated from the coding sequence GTGATCGATCTCCGTTCCGACACGGTCACCCGGCCGAGCGAGGCGATGCGCGCCGCCATGGCGCGGGCCGAGGTCGGCGACGACGTCTACGGCGAGGACCCGACCGTCCGGCAGCTCGAGGAGCGGGTGGCGGCGACGCTCGGGCACGAGGCGGCGCTGTTCACCCCGACCGGCTCGATGGCCAACGTGCTCGCGGTCGCGCTCGTCGTCGCACCGGGTCAGGAGGTCCTGTGCGAGGCGCGCGCCCACATCGCCCGGGCCGAGCTCGGCGCGCACGGCGCGGTCTCGGGGCTGACCATGCGCACCTGGTCGCACCCGCGCGGCCAGGTCGACCTCCCGGCCATCGAAGACCTGTTCGCACCCGACCTCGGCCCGTTCTTCGTGCGCACCGCGGCGATCTCCGTCGAGAACACCCACAACTTCGCCGGGGGAGCGGTGCTGCCCCTCGCCGACCTCAAGGTCCTGCGCGCCTTCGCTGACGCGCAGGGTGCCGCCATCCACCTCGACGGCGCGCGGATCTGGAACGCCCACGTCGCGACCGGCGTCGCGTTCGAGGAGTACGGCGCCGTCGCCGATGTCGTGGGCGTCTGCCTGTCGAAGGGGCTCGGCGCACCGGTCGGGTCGCTGCTCGTCGGCCCGGCCGACCTGGTGACCGAGGCGCGGGTGCGGCGCAAGCGGCTCGGCGGCGGGATGCGGCAGGTCGGCGTCCTCGCCGCCGCCGGCCTCCATGCCCTCGACCACCACATCGAACGTCTTGCCGACGACCACGCCCACGCCCGGCTGCTGGCCGACGCCTGCGGCGTCGACCCCGCGACCGTCGACACCAACATCGTCGCCTTCGACCGGCCCGACGCCGTCGCCTTCGTCGCTGCGGCCCGGGAGGCGGGCGTGCTG
- a CDS encoding cupredoxin domain-containing protein produces MRIRSLLAPAVLGAAALITASLVGAPTAVGGGSTIVASGFSFTPSKTTVAQGTSVSWSFQGNHSTTSNQDFWDSGEGTTPFSEEMPSAGKFPYHCTVHAGMNGSIAVRILATGSPGSGWTLRWAASRAETGRAFDVQYRRAGTTTWQTFRTDTAAATGFFNRTRSGTYQLRARTTNTAATPDKEAGWSPILSREIS; encoded by the coding sequence GTGCGCATCCGATCCCTTCTCGCGCCGGCGGTTCTCGGCGCCGCGGCACTGATCACGGCATCCCTGGTGGGTGCCCCGACCGCGGTGGGTGGTGGCTCGACGATCGTCGCCTCCGGCTTCAGCTTCACCCCGTCGAAGACGACCGTCGCGCAGGGGACGTCGGTGTCGTGGTCCTTCCAGGGCAACCACTCGACCACGTCCAACCAGGACTTCTGGGACAGCGGGGAGGGCACGACACCCTTCAGCGAGGAGATGCCGTCGGCGGGGAAGTTCCCCTACCACTGCACGGTCCACGCGGGCATGAACGGCAGCATCGCCGTACGCATCCTGGCGACGGGCTCCCCGGGTAGCGGCTGGACCCTGCGCTGGGCAGCCTCGAGAGCCGAGACCGGGCGTGCCTTCGACGTCCAGTACCGCCGGGCCGGCACCACGACATGGCAGACCTTCCGGACCGACACCGCCGCGGCGACCGGGTTCTTCAACCGGACGCGTTCAGGGACCTACCAGCTGCGGGCGCGGACCACGAACACCGCGGCCACTCCCGACAAGGAGGCCGGCTGGTCGCCGATCCTCTCCCGCGAGATCTCGTGA
- a CDS encoding class II 3-deoxy-7-phosphoheptulonate synthase encodes MDAESAGPWRAPYPCPVSQIPTLEQLHALGAAQQPSYDDPAAVAAAVARLRTMPPLVFAGECDELKAKIAAASRGEAFILQGGDCAETFVDATADNVRNKLRVLLQMAVVLTYAASVPVVKVGRLAGQYAKPRSSDMETRDGVTLPAYRGDAVNGFEFTPESRRPDPQRLLDVYHASASTLNLVRAFTTGGYADLRQVHTWNSEFVRNSPVGQHYEAMAAEIDRALTFMKAIGAGDPDEFHRVDFYSSHEALLLEYEHAMTRIDSRTENPYNVSAHMVWIGERTRQLDGAHVEYFSRISNPIGCKLGPNATADDALALAAKLNPTNEAGRLTFITRFGAGRIREGLPHLVEKVTAEGVDVAWVCDAMHGNTFETSNGYKTRRFEDVLDEVQGFFDVHRALGTIPAGILVENTGDDVTEIIGGGEELDELGLAHRYESVVDPRLNRVQSLEMAFLVAEMLRRA; translated from the coding sequence ATGGACGCTGAATCGGCGGGTCCCTGGCGGGCGCCGTACCCTTGTCCGGTGAGTCAGATCCCGACCCTCGAGCAGCTGCACGCCCTCGGTGCCGCGCAGCAGCCGTCGTACGACGACCCTGCCGCCGTGGCCGCCGCCGTCGCCCGGCTGCGGACCATGCCGCCGTTGGTGTTCGCGGGGGAGTGCGACGAGCTCAAGGCCAAGATCGCAGCGGCGAGCCGCGGCGAGGCGTTCATCCTCCAGGGCGGCGACTGCGCGGAGACATTCGTGGACGCCACCGCGGACAACGTCCGCAACAAGCTGCGGGTGCTGCTGCAGATGGCGGTCGTCCTGACCTACGCCGCGTCCGTGCCCGTCGTGAAGGTGGGCAGGCTCGCGGGCCAGTACGCCAAGCCGCGCTCGTCGGACATGGAGACCCGCGACGGCGTGACCCTGCCGGCCTACCGCGGCGACGCGGTCAACGGGTTCGAGTTCACCCCGGAGTCGCGTCGTCCGGACCCGCAACGGCTGCTCGACGTCTACCACGCGTCGGCCTCGACGCTGAACCTGGTCCGCGCGTTCACCACGGGTGGCTACGCCGACCTGCGCCAGGTGCACACGTGGAACTCCGAGTTCGTCCGCAACAGCCCGGTGGGCCAGCACTACGAGGCGATGGCGGCCGAGATCGACCGCGCGCTCACGTTCATGAAGGCGATCGGCGCCGGCGATCCCGACGAGTTCCACCGGGTCGACTTCTACTCCTCGCACGAGGCGCTGCTGCTCGAGTACGAGCACGCGATGACGCGGATCGACTCGCGGACCGAGAACCCGTACAACGTCTCCGCCCACATGGTCTGGATCGGGGAGCGGACCCGCCAGCTGGACGGGGCGCACGTCGAGTACTTCAGTCGCATCAGCAACCCGATCGGGTGCAAGCTCGGCCCGAACGCGACGGCCGACGACGCGCTCGCGCTCGCGGCGAAGCTGAACCCGACCAACGAGGCGGGCCGGTTGACCTTCATCACCCGGTTCGGCGCGGGACGGATCCGGGAGGGCCTGCCGCACCTGGTCGAAAAGGTCACCGCCGAGGGCGTCGACGTCGCCTGGGTCTGCGACGCCATGCACGGCAACACCTTCGAGACCTCCAACGGCTACAAGACCCGGCGGTTCGAGGACGTCCTCGACGAGGTGCAGGGCTTCTTCGACGTGCACCGGGCGCTCGGCACGATCCCCGCCGGCATCCTGGTCGAGAACACCGGCGACGACGTCACCGAAATCATCGGCGGCGGCGAGGAGCTCGACGAGCTGGGGCTCGCGCACCGCTACGAGTCGGTCGTGGACCCACGCCTCAACCGCGTGCAGTCGCTGGAGATGGCCTTCCTGGTCGCCGAGATGCTGCGCCGCGCCTGA